The proteins below come from a single Tissierella sp. MB52-C2 genomic window:
- the thiI gene encoding tRNA uracil 4-sulfurtransferase ThiI: MEKVLSVSLGEIALKGLNRKYFEDQLIKNMRRVIKDIGFEKIYKEQGKIYIEAEEHNFPQMINRLKKVFGLVYISPCIRIEKNEEKIKDASIVAIREKIDKEKINTFKVDTNRADKNFPIKSPELSRQIGGLILQNFNELKVDVHNPDTFLYIDIKQNAYIYTDKIKGYGGLPLGTNGKGLLLLSGGIDSPVAGFLMAKRGLEISAVHYHSYPFTSERAEEKVKDLARILSRYVGRIKMYSINLLEIQKEINSKCKENEMTILSRRFMMKIAGRIAEREGINALITGESLGQVASQTIEGISVTNKSVDIPVLRPLIGLDKVDIIDIARDIETFETSILPFEDCCTVFLPKHPVTKPKIEDILKSEEALDVETLVDKAIENMELIIIE, translated from the coding sequence GTGGAAAAGGTACTATCAGTAAGTCTAGGAGAAATTGCTTTAAAAGGACTAAATAGAAAATATTTTGAAGATCAATTGATTAAAAATATGCGAAGGGTAATAAAAGATATTGGTTTTGAGAAAATATATAAAGAACAGGGAAAAATATATATAGAAGCAGAAGAACATAACTTTCCTCAAATGATAAATAGATTAAAAAAAGTATTTGGTCTTGTATATATAAGTCCATGTATTAGAATAGAAAAAAACGAGGAAAAAATAAAAGATGCCTCCATAGTAGCAATTAGGGAAAAGATTGACAAGGAAAAAATTAATACTTTTAAGGTAGATACCAATAGAGCAGATAAAAACTTTCCAATTAAATCCCCAGAGTTATCTAGGCAAATAGGAGGTTTGATTCTTCAAAACTTTAATGAACTGAAAGTAGATGTACATAATCCAGATACATTTTTATATATAGATATAAAGCAAAACGCATATATATATACAGATAAAATTAAGGGTTATGGTGGTCTTCCTTTAGGTACCAATGGAAAAGGACTATTACTTTTATCAGGTGGGATAGATAGTCCTGTGGCAGGTTTTTTAATGGCTAAAAGAGGATTAGAAATATCTGCAGTTCATTATCACTCCTATCCTTTTACTAGTGAAAGGGCAGAAGAAAAAGTAAAGGATTTAGCTAGAATACTGTCTAGATATGTAGGTAGAATAAAGATGTATAGTATAAATCTTTTAGAAATCCAAAAAGAAATCAATAGCAAGTGTAAAGAAAATGAAATGACTATACTTTCAAGAAGATTTATGATGAAAATAGCAGGTCGTATTGCAGAAAGAGAAGGAATAAATGCACTTATTACAGGTGAAAGTTTAGGTCAGGTAGCCAGCCAGACAATAGAAGGTATCAGTGTAACAAATAAATCAGTAGATATTCCAGTTCTTAGACCACTAATAGGACTTGATAAGGTGGATATAATAGATATAGCAAGAGATATAGAAACTTTTGAGACTTCTATTTTACCTTTTGAAGATTGTTGTACAGTATTTTTACCTAAACATCCTGTTACAAAACCTAAAATAGAAGATATATTGAAATCAGAAGAAGCTTTAGATGTAGAAACATTGGTGGATAAGGCAATAGAAAATATGGAGTTGATTATAATAGAATAG
- a CDS encoding cysteine desulfurase family protein, translating into MIYLDNCATTKPRKEVVDIMQKSMIEDFGNPSSLHRLGMKSEQKIKIAREHIANALNVNINEIYFTSGGTESNNIAIQSIISKFGKRGKHIITTKIEHPSVLNIMKNYEQQGFDITYLNVDNQGYISLKELENSIRNDTILVSIMHVNNEIGSIQPIFKIKDIIKKVNPNTLFHVDGIQGFGKVELALKKWEIDCYSFSGHKVYGPKGIGGLFIDKKLILNPLIFGGNQEKGLRSGTENLTGIIGFGEAVKIMSENHKIEIENIRELKEYFAQKIEEEIPYIRFNTSLDENSSPYIINISFNHVRGEVLLHYLEDKEIYVSTTSACSSKGTEKSHVLKSIGLKNEEIEGSIRFCFSYEITKEDLDYTVKVLKESVADIRQITMR; encoded by the coding sequence TTGATTTACTTAGACAATTGTGCTACAACAAAGCCAAGAAAAGAAGTAGTAGATATTATGCAAAAAAGTATGATTGAAGACTTTGGAAATCCATCATCACTTCATAGACTTGGCATGAAATCTGAACAAAAGATAAAAATAGCAAGGGAGCATATAGCCAATGCTCTGAATGTAAACATTAATGAAATATATTTTACTTCTGGTGGAACAGAAAGTAATAATATAGCGATTCAAAGTATAATAAGCAAATTTGGAAAAAGAGGAAAGCATATAATAACTACAAAAATAGAACATCCTTCTGTATTAAATATAATGAAGAATTATGAACAGCAGGGATTTGATATTACCTATTTAAATGTAGATAACCAGGGGTATATATCATTAAAGGAATTAGAGAATAGCATCAGAAATGATACTATTCTAGTATCTATTATGCACGTGAACAATGAAATTGGCTCTATTCAACCTATATTTAAAATAAAAGATATTATAAAGAAAGTAAATCCAAACACACTATTTCATGTAGATGGAATTCAAGGGTTTGGTAAAGTAGAATTAGCCTTGAAAAAATGGGAAATAGATTGTTATTCCTTTAGTGGCCACAAAGTATATGGTCCAAAAGGAATAGGTGGATTATTTATAGATAAAAAACTTATACTTAACCCTTTAATTTTCGGTGGAAATCAAGAAAAGGGTTTAAGATCAGGAACTGAAAACTTAACAGGGATTATTGGATTTGGCGAAGCTGTAAAAATAATGAGTGAAAATCATAAAATTGAGATTGAGAATATAAGAGAATTAAAAGAATATTTTGCTCAAAAAATAGAGGAAGAAATACCTTATATAAGATTTAATACATCTTTAGATGAGAATTCTTCCCCATACATCATAAATATATCTTTTAATCATGTAAGAGGAGAAGTACTTCTTCATTATTTAGAGGATAAGGAAATTTATGTTTCTACTACATCAGCTTGCTCATCTAAGGGTACTGAAAAGAGCCATGTTTTAAAAAGTATAGGGCTTAAAAATGAAGAAATAGAAGGAAGCATAAGATTCTGTTTTTCTTATGAGATTACGAAGGAAGATTTAGATTATACAGTAAAGGTGTTAAAAGAATCTGTAGCAGATATTAGGCAAATAACTATGAGGTGA
- a CDS encoding lactate utilization protein, with protein sequence MNNKFIELEKVLTKNGFIVKTFEDKIKVKEELLLDIKKEDTVGVGGSITIQDMGVYEALRERGNEVYWHWRKDVENPIQKAMTSDTYITSTNALTLDGKLINMDGNGNRVASMFFGHKDVYIVVGKNKICNDYNEAIDRIRNIAAPLNAKRLNLSTPCTHTGKCSDCVSPDRICKVETIIHKKPNTTNVHIYLVDEELGY encoded by the coding sequence ATGAATAACAAATTTATTGAATTAGAAAAGGTATTAACAAAAAATGGCTTTATAGTGAAAACCTTTGAGGATAAAATAAAAGTGAAAGAAGAATTATTATTAGATATTAAAAAAGAAGATACGGTAGGTGTAGGGGGTTCTATAACTATACAAGATATGGGAGTATATGAAGCATTAAGAGAAAGAGGAAATGAAGTATATTGGCATTGGAGAAAAGATGTTGAAAACCCTATTCAGAAAGCTATGACATCAGATACCTACATTACAAGTACTAATGCTTTAACATTAGATGGTAAACTTATAAATATGGATGGAAACGGAAATAGAGTTGCATCTATGTTTTTTGGACATAAGGATGTTTATATTGTTGTTGGGAAGAATAAAATATGTAATGATTACAATGAAGCAATAGATAGAATTAGAAATATAGCAGCTCCGCTAAATGCAAAAAGATTAAACTTAAGTACTCCTTGTACTCATACAGGAAAATGTAGTGATTGTGTATCACCAGATAGAATTTGTAAAGTGGAGACAATAATTCATAAGAAGCCAAATACTACAAATGTTCATATTTACTTAGTAGATGAAGAATTAGGATACTAA
- a CDS encoding asparaginase, which yields MSNKNKVAIIFTGGTISMKIDPRIHAAIPALTSEEIIGMVTNIENFSDIEVINYANIPSPHITPSMMMEIANLVKEVIKREDITSVIVTHGTDTLEETAYLLDLIIKTHKPIVVVGAMRNSSELGYDGSSNLSAALCTAISSRAKNKGVLVVMNNEVNAASEVTKTNTLSLDTFKSPEFGPLGIVDNDEVIFYRDIISHQFIDTNIIKEKVGLIKSVPGMESDILDFYIDNKYSGLVIEALGRGNLPPAMIPGIKRAISQNIPVVLVSRCPTGRVFDSYGYEGGGKHLRELGVIFGGNLPGQKVRIKLMLALGLTSIMSEIKEIIEQN from the coding sequence ATGTCTAATAAAAATAAAGTTGCCATTATCTTTACTGGCGGTACTATTTCTATGAAAATCGATCCTCGTATTCATGCAGCAATTCCAGCATTAACATCAGAAGAAATTATTGGTATGGTCACTAATATAGAAAACTTTTCTGATATTGAAGTAATAAATTATGCCAATATTCCTAGTCCACATATTACTCCTTCTATGATGATGGAAATAGCTAATTTGGTGAAGGAAGTAATAAAAAGAGAAGATATTACTAGTGTTATTGTAACTCATGGAACAGATACCTTAGAAGAAACTGCATATCTTTTAGATTTAATAATTAAAACTCACAAGCCTATAGTTGTAGTAGGAGCCATGAGAAATAGTTCTGAACTTGGATATGATGGTTCTAGCAATCTTTCTGCTGCCCTATGCACCGCTATTTCAAGCCGAGCTAAAAATAAAGGTGTTTTAGTTGTTATGAATAATGAGGTAAATGCTGCTAGTGAAGTAACAAAGACTAATACTTTATCTTTAGATACATTTAAGTCTCCGGAATTTGGACCTTTAGGAATTGTAGATAATGATGAAGTTATATTCTATAGAGATATTATATCTCATCAATTTATTGATACCAATATTATAAAAGAGAAAGTAGGTCTTATTAAGTCTGTACCAGGTATGGAATCTGATATATTAGACTTTTACATAGATAATAAATATAGTGGTTTAGTTATAGAAGCCTTAGGTAGAGGAAACTTACCCCCAGCTATGATTCCTGGTATAAAAAGAGCCATTAGTCAAAACATTCCTGTAGTTCTAGTTTCAAGATGTCCTACAGGTAGAGTTTTTGACTCCTATGGTTACGAAGGTGGTGGAAAACACCTACGTGAATTAGGTGTCATCTTTGGAGGTAATTTACCTGGACAGAAAGTAAGAATTAAGCTTATGTTAGCCCTAGGATTAACTAGCATTATGTCTGAAATCAAAGAAATTATTGAACAAAACTGA